A stretch of DNA from Kwoniella mangroviensis CBS 8507 chromosome 1 map unlocalized Ctg01, whole genome shotgun sequence:
ttgatactcatactcatatcgCTTTAATTGCTACGGTTATAAGGGTTACTCGATCATCCGGCTTAACCCTATGACCCACATATTTATATCAGCAACCCACTTATTCTTTGGCCCACGTTGATAACGGCATACATCCACGAACACCGGTTTACGTGACGTGTCCACGACAACTACTCGTATTACTGACCATACTCGAGTACAATTTCAATCGACATTGGGCTAACAGCTTATTTCACTCTTCATCGCTTACCCAAACCATCGCTGCGGCCAGCATCATGCCACCAAGATCAAGGTACGCTGTCGACCCAAGTCTGACTGGAGGACCTCAGCCGCCGCCCCAGGGTCCAAATCTAGGctatcaacagcagcaacagcaacaacaatgGCAAGGGCAGTCGACTTCCCCTCAACCTGACTActatcaacagcagcagcagcagcattTACAAGGTCAAGTTGGGTATGATCCAAACTATGTCCCTCAATTACATCATGTGTCAGATCGACCTGCTCCCATCCCAACAGGTGAATATGCTCCGACCCATGCTCCTGGACCTGCTCAATCCTCATCttaccaccatcaacaacctcaaccacaGCAATATCAAGTACCGGTTCCTCAACAACCCCTCAATCATATACCGCCACCACCTCATTCCAGTGGACCTACTTTGACTGGACCGAGAGTAAGGATTGATCCAAGTCAAGTGCCCAATCCTGTCGAAGCGCAGGAATTGGATCAGAATCTGTACGACGATGAGGATTTCTTCACTTGTCAGACTAGGGGGTTGGTACCCCTTGTAGGAACGGATTATAGGGGGATAGATCAGGGTAAGTTAGCAGTGTGCATTGACATGCAATCTGATATCAAGTCCTATTCAGTGATTGATGAACTGATTAATATGATATAGGTAACTCACtccctcgtcatcttcgagCGACTTTACCAGTCATCCCCTCAACATCACAGTTATTAGATACTACCGCATTACCatttggattgatcatccAACCGTTCGCTCAACTACGATACGACGAGAATCCAATCCCGACCGTATCCAATTGGATATCGGGTCAGAGTCCCTTCGACCCCCCTACGAGTTATGGTAATAATGggaacgaagaggaagatggtccACCAAGATGTGAGAAATGTAGAGCCTATATCAATCCATGGTGTAAATTCGTGGATGGAGGGAGAAAATGGAATTGTAATCTGTGTGGGGCGAATAatattggtgagtcatttgAAGAAATGCATTGGCcgaaatcttcatctttctatCTATTCATCTTACTTGTTCATTCGCTGGAAGatctataccttccatcTGTTTATCTTATTCACCAAAACACAACGTATCATTGGCTAATATGTATGCTACCAGTCTCACCAACCTACTTCTGCCATCTATCCCCCTCAGGCCAACGACTCGACCACTCTGAACGACCCGAACTCCAGTTCGGTACATGCGACTACGTCGTCGGACGATCGTACTGGGCATTACAGCCTCCTCCAAGTGGGTCGTTGATGGACGTAGCGGTAGATGCTGGTAACTCAGCAAGCGATGCGATCTCCTCTACAGCACATGATTTACTGGGTGGTTTGCAAGCATCCTTAGGACAAGAGCAgacatcatcgtcaagtACGAATTatagagaaaaagaaaaggaacgTAAGAGGGAATTAGCCAAATATAGAAGACCACAAGGATTAGCTAGGGTTTTTGTCATTGACGTGTCTAAGCCTTCTGCCGAGAGGGGGATAGTAAGAGAGGTCTGTGAGGGAATTAGAAAAGCTTTGTATGGtgagaagaaagttgatggCAATcaagacgaggatgaagatgaagtgaagaTTGGGAAAGGAGAGAGGATTGGAATTGTTAGTTGTGCGGAGAATGTTGGATTTTGGAATTTatctgtgagtgatcgtGTCCGTGACGTAGACAAGTATTAAGTCTTCGTCATATTTGGCTTGGCTTGGAAGCTGAGTGAATATAGTGGCTAATTTGATTCACCTGTTATCCACAGTCATCTCTCTCTAGCCCTTCTCAGATGATCGTATCCGACCTAGACGATATGTTCGTACCATTCACCACAGGATTCTTAGTTGACCCGATCgaatcaaggtgagttatcgcGCAAAACATCTTGGTTCCGCCCCAACTGACGATCTATGTCTCCGTGCAGAACTCAGATCGAAGCTGTCCTGGATCTCTTACCTACGATAGCGGAacgaggaggtgaaggtaataGGGTAGCGGCTGGTTCGGCTGTCAAAGGTGCTTTGGCTGGATTGGTAAGCGCCAGTTTTGACTGAAGGTCAAGCTTCCTCCGTTTGCTCTCCCCTCCCACTGCTTCGTGTGGTCTATCTCCGtccacttccttctcacacCTACGATCCGCCTGCTTCATTATACACACCCGACGATTTGTCGATTCTCATGAAATACCGAAACTTGTGGACTTCGTTTACTGACACCATTTCGTTTTTCAGCGAATGCAAGGTGGTCaaatcaacctcttcctctctggCCTCGTCACCCATGGAGCGGGTGCTCTCACCTCTCGTGAAGACCCCACAATCTACAATACAGACAAAGAGAAATCACTTTTCTCGCCATCCAACTCATTCTGGCGGGACCTCTCCGAGGAACTGGCAGAATGCGGCGTAGGAATCAACACGTTCATCTTCCCGGAAGTATACTGCGATGTAGCTTCGATAGGAGCGTTATCAGCCGTTTCAGGAGGAGAAGTGTTTTTCCATCCTAAATTCCAGCCTGTTCGAGATCGAACTTTACTTCATCAAGAAacccaatctaccatcaCTCGTGAAACGGTTTATAACGTTACTGTCCGAATTAGATGTTCCAATGGTCTTAGAGTATCGGATCACCTAGGTAACTTTTACCAGAGGAGTATGACAGATTTGGAATTTGCCACGTTGGATAGTGGCAAGTCGTTCGTTGGAGTGATGAAGCACGAAGGATCAAGATTAGATGATAGACAACCTGCCTATGTACAGGTGGCGATACTGTATACGACAAGTCagggagaaaggaaagtCAGATTGTTGAATATGAATTTCAGCGTGACGAGCTTGATTGGCAATGTTTTCAAGTTTGCGGATCAAGAAGCTGGAGTGGGAGTTTTGTTAaaaggaggtgagtctggtCTTATCATACCCATATGAAATGTCGAGAGGCTAGATTGGAAGTTTGGGTtagtgggaagaggaaatctCAACTTAtaggagagaggaaggatgaaggtaTTCGACAATGATAGATACATCTGGCAGGATACGAAGATATACTAAATACTGATCCTTTCATTGAAACATTCTTAGCCGTCTCGCAAATGCCTACTCGAAGTCTGAGGGACATTAAGAAAGCCCTGACTGAGCGATGTAATAGGGTATTGTTGATGTATAGGAAACACTGTGCACCGGCTGTTCAACAGGGTCAGGTGGGTGTTGTATGAATCACTACAAGTATGGAATACGGGCAGCTAACAACATATATCATGTCCGTCTAGCTGATCTTACCTGAAGGGTTCAAGCTGTTACCCCTTTACACACTGTGCATGTTGAAGTCAAAACctttgaaaggtgagtcatagtCACTAGATCTTAGATCATTCCAATGGATAGTATCCTTTGAAAGGGTACCGCTTTGAAGACCAATCCCGTCTTCGTCTGATGACACACTTGCCATAAATCACCAAAGCGTCCCAAGGTCATGAATTGTTACTTTTCTTTATACAATCGCTGACTCCTTTTTTGTGCAATTTTCACCAGGAGGAAACGTCACGTCCGATGTTCGAGTACACTACATGCGACAATTCAAATCACTCTCCGCGACTCGAACCATCAATCTACTCTACCCCAAGCTGCTCGCGATACATGATTTGAATGAGAGTGTAGGGTTCCCTGATGATAGGGGTAAATTGGTTCTGCCGACATTCATGAGAGCTAGTTATGGGTGGATGGTTGCTGAGGGGGCGTACCTCTTGAGTGAGTAACTTACCAAAACAATCAAGCAGTGTTGGTATGCGATATAATGAGGGATATTTCGCTGATACGTTACACCCTGTATTTTATAGGTAACGGAGAAGTAGCAATGTTATGGTTTGGTTCAGCGGTAAATCCACAGATAATACATGATTTATATGGTGTAGATAATTTACAAGACTTAGACGTGAGAATGGTAAGTCTATTGGATTTTATTTTTTTTAATGTATACCAGGGAAGAGATACTGAATATCTCATGTTCATTGCGATATAGACCCAATTACCTAAACTACCTACATTGCTTTCCACCCAACTCCGAAATATCCTTACCCACCTCGAAAGGATATTAGATCATACTTTACCTGTGATCATCGTAAGACAGAAtatggatggaatggaaatTGAATTTGCCAATCAACTTGTGGAGGATAGTAATAATGATGCGTTGAGTTATACGGATTGTGAGTTTACCCTATCCCATTTACGAGATAGCTAGGCTCCGACGCAAACGCAAAAGGCTGATGATCCCTTGTATCGTATTTGTGCTATCAGACTTGATGACGGCACATAAATCCATAACGAACGAGTTGTCGGGTAATGGCGGTAAATCAGATAGTTGGAAACCATGGTGATCGTGATGACAAGACGCGGGATGGAGAGTATAATCGACTGGTCACTTGGTAGTTGGTTTTAGTAGACTACATTGATAATGCATCACAAAGTCAAGCATGTCAATGACACCTTGTCCTGTTCTCCCTCGTACAAGTCTGTCCAGTACTTCCTTCTCAGATTCGTGAGGTGAATCCGAGTCGAGTAGACCtaaggatgataagataaATAGAGTCCAAACGTAATGGTGCCACAGGGATAAAGGACAGTATGACATCATGTTGtcgtcattcccatcaaaGATAACAAAAGGTGAAACGTTAAAGTCATTGTGTGATTGTACGGGTACCACTTGCGCCTAACCTTGTGACCTGGAGTTGCAAtaggaagatgagagtatATATATGCGCCATGACTATGCATGGTGTATCTTgaaatatctcttctttccttttgttATCATTTACTTGCCCATAACCTACTATCTACCAAGTAATCATACCGACCTTAGCAGAATCAGCTAATCTCAGCACAAACATCATGCAATCAGTCGTCGTAAGTCTACAGCTCCACTATCAACCATATGAGGGGATATAAGCTGACCAGATCCCTCGGGGGTGTGTACAGGACGTAGCCAAATCAGCTACCAACACCGTAGTGTCAGGAGCTACCAATCTAGCCAACACGGCTGTATCTTACACGGGTTTGGGGGGTCATTCTCATGCTGAAGAACATCTGCATAAATCCACTTTACCTCCCGACTCGACTGCTTCGGAAGTGAAGAAAGTCGATTCGGAAGGGTTGGCGGtgtttgaagatgagggagtgAGACATGAGGTCTTGGTGAAGATTAATAAACTTGCTCAGTGAGTGGTAGTACTTCACTCTTGTATAAGGTAAATGATGAGGATAAAGTGTGGATCCAAGTTagagagatgatcaaggacGAAGACAAGGATGGGGATTCCAATACttctcattcatccatcagtcaatcatTCTATGATATGAAAACACATGCTGACCTGACCTGACCCGACCTGACCCGACCCTCTATCGTTATTGACCCACAGCGAAGATATCAAACATGGTTTGAAAGAGGTCGCTTCACTTGATTTGGTTGGACTGGACGGTATTAAGAAAGGTATTTCTGTGAGTTCAAAGCTCATTTCTTACTTTCCTATTTACTTTCACTTCACATGATATCGTTATACAGAGAGACATCTGTTAAACTGTGATTATCCAGTACTACCACCCGCTCCGATACTTTACTGTCGACCGTCCTCTCGGTGTAGATTACATTGGAGAAATTGAGATCGAAGAGGGTAAATCAattcatggtgagttgctTCTTCACCTCGATCAAAAATGATATCCGACTGATAATGGGTGCTAATAACTTTGTGTTCTTGTTAGTCCGAGTACATAAAGCTGGATCAGGTAATACACCTTTATTCCATTCCATCGATACTAGACCTTCTGAAGAGGGTGGAGCGGTTTTCAAGACTGGTGAACCACTTGGATGGTTTGATTATTAATCATTCCACTATAAATATGTAGCTTATAGCTCACGCAATATCATGATacgttgatcatcaagatccaatTTTGTAGATTTATGAGTAAGTTATGTAAGTCAATTATGAATACGAGTATGAGATGATTTTTCCCCAATGCTCGGAGGTGGATCATTGCAGAATAAGATACAACTTGATCGTTCACGGCATCTCTATGGTATCGAACCTAGTGAAATGTTAATACTCATCAAGCGGTCTGATCTTTCTTGTTAGCAAGATCACTACTGTCATCAGTCAACCTATCTCACTaagaaaagagatgaagtcatgttatattcatattcatattcatattcatactcatagatgatgatatcgaatataAAAGTGAAATCCAGAAACGAAGCACATGGAAAAAAAGTTCAAAAAATGCACAATATGAGGAAGGGAAAACAAAAGATGATACGGAATTTCACGCAATACAGCTATATCTCCCTTGACTGAAATGATTTATATCTTGTTTTCATCTCATAGACATccatttctctctctctgtcaTCGACCAAATGAACTGTTTTGCATTCACACCTAACCCATACTCAATAGCTTACTCATCGGAGATCTAGAAATCGCAATGATATCAGCAAAACACATTCAATCATATATCGGTATCTCTTAAAGAGCTCAAACCCACCTTGGGGGCCAAGAAGAACTGTAAAGTCCCTTGTTCGAAATCGAACTGAACCAAGAGCGGCACATCGTTTGACATGTGTAAACTGACTTCTCTAGCCAATGGTGCGGATTTGGCGAAATTCGTTAGGTATTTCAAGGAGAACGTTAAAGAAACTTGTTTctcgaggatgatggatacTCCGATATCTTCAGATGTCGATTCGTcctttttggcttttttGGCGGTCTAAACAGaatttcatcatgatcagtttactcatgttcatgtttTTATATAAGAGAGAATGAATGATACGGTACACATACCTTTGATTTACCGTTGGATTTTCTCTTTTTAgatcgatcttcatcatcttgttcgTCCTCTAGACCCACCAAGAATATATATAACAAATCAGTATTTTATTGATTATGATGAATACCAATTGGAAAATCGAATCAAAAATactcaccaccttcttcatcgtcaatctcaggtttctcatcctcttcaatctcctcttcatcctcttcatctggatctctCTTGACTGCCttcttggatgaagatccgCCAGATCGATCGGTACCGGCAGATTGTTTGAGTAAAACACTACCATTTccaacttcaccttctgaACTGAACCTGACACCTTCCTTTGAAGCTTCGATTTTGACTGATTCACCCAAAGCAGCTAAATCTCGACAGATCCGTTGGAACTCTGAAGAAGACATGGTGATGGTCGCGTCGTACTGCGTGTCGGGTATACCCAAGTGTTCTTGGTCGATGTCCATAAGTTTCATTTCGTATTCACCTACTCGATCTTCCTCTATAAATCGAAAAGAGAATACGAATCAGCTTGAAGATATTTTAAAGCGATCATACTTGGGCTAGCTGATTTCAGGTGACACGGACAATGCCATGTACTCACTTGGCGATTCGAATACCAAACCAAGCGAATCGGCATCATCAGGTGCTTTGAGAGTCACGACGTCTTGATCTTTGGCACATTTGAGGATTTTAGTGAGGGAGGTGAGCTAATATGagtgaagaagtggaatgaCCACTGTAAGCTTTGTCACGATGTATAAATGCGCTTTGAGACCCACGTTAACACCCAATGGCATATTTCGATCACATCGATAAGATTCGAATTGCTCAGCGACGAGTTTGAGGGATACCAACGCTACGTGGGAGTTGTCCATCGCTTGAAGGGCCTATCAATGATCCAAATTAAACGAGATCAGCTGTCTAGTCCTGCAAGATGGTGAGAGCAGTAGCGGTAACTTACGATACCCTCATCGGTACAATCGAGGTTACCATCTGTGACCAATTCTTTGATAGCTATTTACAGAACAGAATGCGTCAATGACACAACCTAATTTTCGACGCGATAGAAGGGATTGACATACCATCTAAGAGCTTTTTCAACACTGCTGCTTGTTTGACTCTGGCTTCTAGCATTTTGGCGACTGTGTATAGATATGATCAGGCGATGGGGGGATAGAGGATGGTagcgatgggaagagaagatactTGTATTACGGAGAGAAtatatgaagatgaggtcGAAGGAATACGATGagtagatgagaagatgaggggagAGGCGCGTCTTGTCGATTGTTAATGCTGCTCACCACTCGCGTGTTTCCATTTACTATGTAGGAACGGGATCAATTATCACAGCCATACGCGTCAACCACCTCATGTTGGAGAGGGgacaagaaggtgataaggcAGCGAGCGACACACAATGACACGTGTAACAGCCTGTTCACACGCGTAGGTCCGTGTGGTGTCATCCATTGCATCCATACTCGCACtcgacaacaacaacgtTCATCTAGTCAGTCATCTCGACTGCTTATCAAACCTCCTGCACATTTATCAggctgaagaaagaagactgCGTGAGTTAGtcaccgtcatcatcctcacccaaCCCCCATCGCTCTTCTGGCCTGTATGAAAACCTAGACAAGATGTCATCCTACAACACCCTTCCTGTAAGTCTCATCtaccttcctccacttcgCAGTATTGCACATACCTGACAATGAGATACCTTTCACAGCTTCACGAGACGCTCAACCTATACGTCTCACCCACCGCATACGTCTTCGAACctgcctcttcatcatccccgACTCATGGGTTCGATGGACCTGCTTTTGTCAACGAGAAGGACTCAAGGGAGAGTCTGTATGTGGATAGAAGGACAGGTCGAATGAGCTTGAACGGTGGGTATGACGGTCTAGCTAACATCATATTGACCCATCACGTACTTCTATCTGTGGGCAATTATGTTAGCTGACTAACGTTTTACCCTCAGAATCATCTCAAATACCATTCGGTAAGGAAAAAGTTATAACTTGTTATGGGATCATTGGAACTTTGAGTCTCGCTACGAGTCAGTAATAGCCGTCTTCATCCTTGCATTACCCTTGTCTTCCGAAGATACACACATACTGACCTTCTAATTTACGTTATCATTCAGCCGACTTCCTTTTGATCATAACCTCTCGAACTCCCTCTTGTCGACTACTCTCTCAACCCATATACCTAGCAACAGACTTCCGATTACTCCCCCTATCACCactctcaacctcttccaccatcctcGATCATCCTGTCGAGAAAGAGCTCATCTCCTTGGTTGAACAAGGTTTGAAATCAGGTAGATTATGGTTCTCCTACGGATGGGATTTGACAAACTCCCTTCAGAGGCAGAATGAACTTTCTCAAGATGGCGAAAGAAAAAATTGGCCCTTGTGGAAGAAATCGGATGAAAGGTTCTTCTGGAATAGATATTTGATGAgtaagatgattgatttAACGGAGAATGGCGGTGTCGATGTGAGCCAATTGATACCCTCTCTCTATCCATGTATGACGCTGATATGCTTCTCTGGGTTTGCAGTTGAGCAGATTCATCTTACCTGTGATGTACGGATGTGAGTAATCCTCGTATTCAGAATAAGTTCCGCTGTACACTCGGTGCAAACTAAACGAGTACTGACTCTTGATTGACCAGCCGTCGAACTTCGCTCTACGACACTAAACAACCGCGATCTgcttttcctcctcatctcccgACGATCGAGACATCGAGCTGGTACACGATACTTTTCACGAGGTCTAAACTCCCAAGGTCATGTGTCCAATTTCAACGAGACGGAGCAGATAGTCCTGTTTGACCCTCTACCGGAGAACGGGAATCCCAACTCGTCAAGAAAAGGTAGAGTAGACggaagagaaagattgaGTTTCGTACAGACTAGAGGAAGCGTACCGCTCTTTTGGGCAGAAGTCAACAATTTGAGGTATAAGCCGGATTTGCAGATTATGGATTATACTGAGACTGTGAGTACTAGCCCTAGGGGGCAATtgtctgatgatgatgcgaaaTGAAGGAGAGCAGATGTGGAACATCTATTATTTACCGATGAATTCAGCTAATCTTGATCTGTACCTCACAGCCCAACGCCCTGTCAAGTCATCTCCACTCGATGATCGACTCCTACGGCGATGTGCATCTCGTCAACCTCGTCAATCAAAAAGGCCACGAACAGCCCGTCAAAGAAGCTTTCGAGCGATACATGTCTTTAGTCAAATCATCTGATTCACGTATCAACGAAAAAGCACATTACCTATATTTCGATTTCCACCATGAATGCCGTAAACTTCGATTCGATAAGATTCAACTCTTGATCGATAGGTTAGAACCtgaattggagaagatgggatggttcCATTCTACCAACCCTGGTTCTTCGCAGTATGGTAATTCCTACCATACGAGTTCAGATAATGGTGAGAATGCCAGTGTGATCAGTAGACAAGAGGGTGTGATCAGAACGAATTGTATGGATTGCCTAGATAGGACGAACGTCGCTCAGTCCGCTTTGGGTAGATGGGCATTGAATAGACAATTGAGGACTGTAgggatcatcaatatcaaagAGAGAGTGGAGGATCATGAGGAGTTCATGACGATGTTCAgacatggtgagtgatctgacGATTGCATCGCGCCATGTAATCCGCTGTCGGACTGGcccatttctctttcaggCCTCTCTTGGCTTTCCTTTCGTTCCAAGCTGACAATTTGCTCTTCTGCAGTTTGGGCAGACCACGGTGATACCGTCTCAAGGGCATATGCAGGTACAGGTGCCCTCAAAGCGGATTACACAAGGACGGGTAAAAGGTcgaaagaaggaatgttggaagatggttaTAAGAGTGTGATGAGGTATATAAGGAATAACTTCTTCGATGGTGATAggcaggtgagtttgatgatttcctgGAAGATAAATCACGAGACGGCGCTAATCATATTCCCGGGTTGCTAGGACGCATTTGATATCCTCACAGGTGCTTGGGTAGCCAAACGAGGTGGTATTCCCCCGTTGACAGATACAAGACCGTTACTTATGCGAGCGGTGAGTTAGCTATCTTGTCGACCAAACCGAGTGCCAGCTAATCCCCTGACGTGATAGATGCCTTATATCTTGGCTTTCGCATTGACCATGATCCTGGCGGCTGTAACATTACCTCGAACAAGTGGTAAGTCCACATAGTTGCCACTTCAAGTAGTAACCGAAACTGACAAACAATCAATTGCTTCGCAGAACTCTCCATCTACTCATTCCTGTTCCTCTGGGTGTTCTTAGCGTTCTTCTCAGGATCGTACATATGGGGTAATGTAAGTTGTCTTGACCAGCATGTACCTGTATGCAGCTTACCTATTCTGTTCTTAACGTTAGGGAACATCATACGTCTCTTGGCCCAGGCTGAACCCACCCTTAGAAGTACTCTCTTGGAATGGTCCGGGTGCCAGATCCATCGCAAGAGGAAGGGGCTTATCTCTTGCTAACGTaattcccatcttccataAGAAGAATGCAGCTGGCAATAACAATGGGGGGATCGGAGGTAGACCGGCGGTATATAAgatggaggaagttgagTTGGGTAAGAGGAAAGGTGCTTTGATTGATTAAGTCATCGGG
This window harbors:
- a CDS encoding proliferating cell nuclear antigen (pcna); the protein is MLEARVKQAAVLKKLLDAIKELVTDGNLDCTDEGIALQAMDNSHVALVSLKLVAEQFESYRCDRNMPLGVNLTSLTKILKCAKDQDVVTLKAPDDADSLGLVFESPKEDRVGEYEMKLMDIDQEHLGIPDTQYDATITMSSSEFQRICRDLAALGESVKIEASKEGVRFSSEGEVGNGSVLLKQSAGTDRSGGSSSKKAVKRDPDEEDEEEIEEDEKPEIDDEEGEDEQDDEDRSKKRKSNGKSKTAKKAKKDESTSEDIGVSIILEKQVSLTFSLKYLTNFAKSAPLAREVSLHMSNDVPLLVQFDFEQGTLQFFLAPKVGLSSLRDTDI